A genome region from Streptomyces antimycoticus includes the following:
- a CDS encoding ArsR/SmtB family transcription factor, producing the protein MPTDVFSALANPVRRKLLDCLRDGPRAVNDLAGEFELSRPAISEHLQVLRQARLVREEPRGRQRYYHLEPDPLAEVQQWLHPFEHYWRARLRTLRDVLDEENP; encoded by the coding sequence GTGCCCACAGACGTCTTCAGCGCGCTCGCCAACCCCGTGCGCCGCAAGCTGCTCGACTGCCTCCGGGACGGCCCCCGCGCCGTCAACGACCTCGCGGGCGAGTTCGAGCTGAGCAGACCGGCGATCTCGGAACATCTCCAGGTGCTCCGGCAGGCCCGGCTCGTACGGGAGGAGCCGCGGGGACGGCAGCGGTACTACCACCTGGAGCCGGATCCGCTCGCCGAGGTGCAGCAGTGGCTGCATCCCTTCGAGCACTACTGGCGCGCCCGGCTCCGCACGCTGCGCGACGTCCTCGACGAGGAGAACCCATGA
- a CDS encoding TetR/AcrR family transcriptional regulator, with product MTTMQGTPKRPRRAPTPEERKQCPERSRRLLMEAARDVFSEKGFAGARVQDIADRAGLNKQLIAYYFGGKEGLYQELTREWLAREATFNDPAVPFEELIVRYLREAFDDPRAIRLAVWRGLTGEETADEHPEDLSDIRRRQAAGELADDLDPAAVLLMCYAVVSAPATMPHAVRQIFGIDPGSQEFQERWEEQLRRIVRHLAA from the coding sequence ATGACGACCATGCAGGGGACGCCCAAGAGGCCCCGTCGCGCCCCCACCCCCGAGGAGCGCAAGCAGTGCCCGGAGCGCTCCCGGCGGCTGCTGATGGAGGCGGCCAGGGACGTGTTCTCCGAGAAGGGGTTCGCGGGCGCCCGCGTCCAGGACATCGCGGACCGGGCGGGCCTCAACAAGCAGCTGATCGCCTACTACTTCGGCGGCAAGGAGGGCCTTTACCAGGAGCTCACCCGCGAGTGGCTGGCGCGCGAGGCGACCTTCAACGACCCCGCGGTCCCCTTCGAGGAGCTGATCGTCCGCTACCTCCGGGAGGCGTTCGACGACCCCCGCGCCATCCGGCTGGCCGTCTGGCGCGGGCTGACCGGCGAGGAGACGGCGGACGAGCATCCCGAGGACCTGTCCGACATACGGCGTCGGCAGGCGGCGGGCGAGCTGGCGGACGACCTCGACCCGGCCGCCGTGCTGCTGATGTGCTACGCCGTGGTCTCCGCACCCGCCACGATGCCGCACGCCGTCCGCCAGATCTTCGGCATCGATCCGGGCTCGCAGGAATTCCAGGAGCGGTGGGAGGAGCAGCTGCGCCGCATCGTCCGCCACCTGGCGGCGTGA
- the ligD gene encoding non-homologous end-joining DNA ligase, protein MSPIAEVEGRRITLRNLDKVIHPATGTTKGELLHYLASAADALLGHLHGRPLAFLRYPDGPDGQKFFTKNPPPGTPSWVTTAEVTRHKGETAEQVLIQDLPSLMWAANLVVELHAPMWRIDQGVGIADRLVFDLDPGPPATIVDCRVVAVWLRERLAADGLTAYAKTSGSKGLHLLVPVEPTPSRQVTAYARRLALEAANAMPDLVIRKMTRALRPGKVYVDFSQNAAAKTTAAPYTPRAVPEPAVSTPVTWEEVEECQAPAALSFLIDDIPARLEHHGDLLAPLLDPGQARPLPTGEGGARESDGEEDADDEGAVDR, encoded by the coding sequence ATGTCCCCGATCGCGGAGGTGGAGGGGCGGCGGATCACGCTCAGGAACCTCGACAAGGTCATCCATCCGGCCACCGGCACCACAAAGGGCGAGCTGCTGCACTACCTGGCGTCGGCCGCGGACGCGCTCCTCGGCCATCTGCACGGGCGGCCGCTGGCGTTCCTCCGTTACCCGGACGGCCCCGACGGCCAGAAGTTCTTCACCAAGAACCCGCCTCCGGGCACGCCTTCGTGGGTGACGACGGCCGAGGTCACCCGCCATAAGGGGGAGACCGCGGAGCAGGTGCTGATCCAGGACCTGCCCTCGCTGATGTGGGCGGCCAACCTCGTGGTGGAGCTCCACGCCCCGATGTGGCGGATCGACCAGGGCGTGGGCATCGCCGACCGGCTCGTCTTCGACCTCGACCCCGGGCCGCCCGCCACGATCGTGGACTGCCGCGTCGTCGCCGTATGGCTGCGCGAGCGGCTGGCCGCCGACGGCCTTACGGCGTACGCGAAGACCAGTGGCTCCAAGGGGCTGCATCTGCTGGTGCCGGTGGAGCCGACCCCCTCCCGCCAGGTCACCGCCTACGCCAGACGGCTGGCCCTGGAGGCCGCGAACGCCATGCCGGACCTGGTCATCCGCAAGATGACCCGCGCCCTGCGCCCGGGGAAGGTCTACGTGGACTTCAGCCAAAACGCGGCCGCGAAGACCACCGCCGCCCCCTACACCCCCCGCGCCGTCCCCGAACCGGCCGTCTCCACGCCCGTCACCTGGGAGGAGGTCGAGGAGTGCCAGGCCCCGGCGGCGCTGTCCTTCCTGATCGACGACATCCCCGCGCGGCTCGAACACCACGGGGATCTGCTGGCCCCGCTGCTGGACCCCGGGCAGGCGCGCCCGCTGCCGACGGGCGAGGGCGGTGCCCGTGAAAGCGACGGAGAAGAGGACGCCGACGACGAAGGCGCGGTCGACCGATGA
- a CDS encoding glycoside hydrolase, with amino-acid sequence MRRRTLLTAAGTTVLGAALTTGTAWADETIGVDPGGDHGAWEGWGTSLAWWANLFGQRDDFADLFFTSKAVAYGGGSLPGLGLNIARYNLGGCSWTSVAGESMVASPSIPRFKQIEGYWHDWNSEDPASSAWHWNADAVQRAALVKAVQRGAVSELFSNSPMWWMCLNHNPSGAADGGNNLQSWNYRQFALYLAATARYAQDHWGVRFATVEAFNEPSSAWWKADGTQEGCHIDAAVQRTVLGHLRAELDARGLAGTRISASDETSYDLARTTWGSFDTATRALVDQVNVHGYQGSGGRRDLLYTDVRAAGKKLWNSETGDKDGTGLTLATNLCLDFRWLHPTAWCYWQVMDPSAGWALIHYDPDSAQPGAVQTKYYVLAQFTRHIRPGMRILDTGSDHAVAAYDPAARRLVLVAVNPGAAQTLTFDLSRFGQVTGGAGGLVPRWSTHTSGTGDLYTARRDTALDGRRLSVPFAEKSVQTFQIDGVVE; translated from the coding sequence ATGCGGCGCAGAACGCTTCTGACGGCGGCGGGCACCACTGTGCTCGGCGCCGCGCTCACGACCGGCACCGCCTGGGCCGACGAGACCATCGGCGTCGACCCGGGCGGCGACCACGGGGCCTGGGAGGGCTGGGGCACCTCGCTCGCCTGGTGGGCCAATCTCTTCGGGCAGCGGGACGACTTCGCCGATCTCTTCTTCACCTCCAAGGCCGTGGCCTACGGCGGCGGATCGCTGCCCGGCCTCGGGCTGAACATCGCCCGCTACAACCTCGGCGGCTGCTCTTGGACCAGCGTGGCCGGCGAGTCCATGGTGGCCTCGCCCAGCATCCCCCGGTTCAAGCAGATCGAGGGCTACTGGCACGACTGGAACAGCGAGGACCCCGCCTCCTCGGCCTGGCACTGGAACGCCGACGCGGTCCAGCGGGCGGCGCTGGTCAAGGCCGTCCAACGCGGCGCCGTCAGCGAGCTGTTCTCCAACTCGCCCATGTGGTGGATGTGTCTCAACCACAACCCGTCCGGCGCGGCGGACGGCGGCAACAATCTCCAGTCCTGGAACTACCGCCAGTTCGCGCTCTATCTCGCCGCCACCGCCCGCTACGCCCAGGACCACTGGGGCGTCCGCTTCGCCACCGTCGAGGCGTTCAACGAGCCGTCCTCCGCGTGGTGGAAGGCCGACGGCACGCAGGAGGGCTGCCATATCGACGCGGCGGTCCAGCGGACCGTCCTCGGCCACCTCCGCGCCGAGCTCGACGCGCGCGGGCTGGCCGGCACCCGGATCTCGGCGTCGGACGAGACCAGTTACGACCTGGCCCGCACCACCTGGGGGTCCTTCGACACGGCCACCCGCGCCCTGGTCGACCAGGTCAACGTCCACGGCTACCAGGGCTCGGGCGGCCGCCGCGATCTGCTGTACACGGATGTGCGTGCCGCCGGTAAGAAGCTCTGGAACTCCGAGACCGGCGATAAGGACGGCACCGGGCTGACCCTCGCCACCAACCTCTGCCTGGACTTCCGCTGGCTGCACCCCACCGCGTGGTGTTACTGGCAGGTCATGGACCCCAGCGCCGGCTGGGCGCTGATCCACTACGACCCGGACTCGGCCCAGCCCGGCGCCGTGCAGACCAAGTACTACGTGCTCGCCCAGTTCACCCGGCATATCCGCCCCGGGATGCGGATCCTGGACACCGGCTCGGACCACGCCGTCGCCGCGTACGACCCGGCCGCGCGGCGGCTCGTGCTCGTCGCCGTCAACCCCGGCGCCGCGCAGACGCTGACCTTCGACCTGTCCCGCTTCGGCCAGGTCACCGGGGGCGCCGGCGGGCTGGTGCCGCGCTGGTCCACCCACACCTCGGGCACCGGCGATCTGTACACCGCACGCCGGGACACGGCGCTGGACGGCAGGCGGCTGAGCGTTCCGTTCGCCGAGAAGTCGGTGCAGACGTTCCAGATCGACGGGGTGGTGGAGTAG
- a CDS encoding thioesterase family protein translates to MSTTLPDYRQTVRPEWIDYNGHMSEAFYVLVFGHSTDEMMVETGLDSAYRAKTGCSLYTVESHIRYLNEVEEGAELTIRTRVIGVDEKKVRFTHEMHVGEPVGAPVATTELLALHIDQNESHSSPFPEEIRERLTDLLENAPEWAGRAIGPVPAEAG, encoded by the coding sequence GTGAGCACCACGCTCCCCGACTACCGGCAGACCGTACGTCCCGAGTGGATCGACTACAACGGCCATATGAGCGAGGCGTTCTACGTCCTCGTCTTCGGCCACAGCACCGACGAGATGATGGTGGAGACCGGCCTGGACTCCGCCTACCGCGCCAAGACCGGCTGCTCCCTCTACACCGTGGAGTCGCACATCCGGTATCTGAACGAGGTCGAGGAGGGCGCCGAACTCACCATCCGTACGCGCGTCATCGGCGTGGACGAGAAGAAGGTGCGGTTCACCCACGAAATGCATGTGGGCGAACCGGTCGGCGCCCCCGTGGCCACCACCGAGCTGCTCGCGCTCCACATCGACCAGAACGAGAGCCACTCGTCCCCCTTCCCCGAGGAGATACGGGAGCGGCTGACGGACCTGCTGGAGAACGCCCCCGAGTGGGCGGGCCGGGCGATCGGCCCGGTTCCGGCCGAGGCGGGTTGA
- a CDS encoding GTP-binding protein, which translates to MPSSPRVSRTLNIGVLAHVDAGKTSLTERLLYDAGVIDRLGSVDAGDTQTDTGEIERQRGITVRTAVASLTAGDTQLNLIDTPGHSDFIAEVERALGVLDGAVLVLSAVEGVQAQTRVLMKTLRRLRLPVLLFINKIDRAGARDAGLLADIRRTLAPHLLPLTAVREPGTRNAYVRSRSLDDPGMRTEAAEVLAELDDAMLARVVDGPLPSAEEVWAALAARTAEGLVHPVFFGSALSGQGVGALVEGVARLVPPGPGGAGGAEPRGTVFAVERGGGGARGGDGRTGGGGRSGGSGRSGGSGARGGRTAYLRLFSGEVALRQRVTLHRREPGGALTEHTGQITALEIVGAAGAARGPLTVGNIARIKGLPGVRVGDRLGPVRDVPSDRPHFAAPTLQTLVHAREPGATAASRLHTALLDLADQDPLIHARAMPGGATSVLLYGEVQKEIIAATLVQDYGVEAEFEPSRPVLVERPSGVGEAGREIARSGHTGPWATVGLRVEPTARGAGVVFGYETELGALPRAFHHAIEETVYDTLFHGPRGRSVTDCRVVLVRSGFLGPVSTAADFRDVTPVVLEEALERAGWRVYEPYHAFELELPPETLAAVTAQLAAAEADIGESVDGATGWLLRGEIPVRRVHGFEHVLPRLTHGEGVWWSRPCADRPLRAGAAREPHA; encoded by the coding sequence ATGCCCAGCTCTCCACGGGTCTCTCGGACCCTCAACATCGGCGTGCTCGCCCATGTCGACGCCGGTAAGACCAGCCTCACCGAGCGGCTGCTCTACGACGCCGGGGTGATCGACCGGCTCGGCAGCGTCGACGCCGGGGACACCCAGACCGATACCGGCGAGATCGAGCGGCAGCGCGGTATCACCGTGCGGACCGCGGTCGCGTCCCTCACCGCCGGGGACACCCAGCTCAACCTGATCGACACCCCCGGCCACTCCGACTTCATCGCCGAGGTCGAACGCGCCCTCGGGGTGCTCGACGGCGCGGTGCTCGTGCTGTCCGCCGTCGAAGGCGTCCAGGCGCAGACCCGGGTGCTGATGAAGACGCTGCGGCGGCTGCGGCTTCCGGTGCTGCTCTTCATCAACAAGATCGACCGTGCGGGCGCCCGCGACGCGGGGCTGCTCGCCGACATCCGGCGCACCCTGGCGCCGCATCTCCTCCCCCTGACGGCGGTACGGGAGCCGGGCACGCGGAACGCGTACGTCCGCTCGCGCTCCCTCGACGATCCGGGGATGCGCACCGAGGCGGCCGAGGTGCTGGCCGAGCTCGATGACGCGATGCTCGCGCGGGTCGTGGACGGTCCGCTCCCCTCGGCCGAGGAGGTGTGGGCCGCGCTGGCGGCCCGTACGGCGGAGGGGCTGGTGCATCCGGTCTTCTTCGGCTCGGCGCTCAGCGGTCAGGGCGTCGGGGCGCTGGTCGAGGGGGTCGCGCGGCTGGTGCCGCCCGGGCCGGGCGGGGCGGGCGGGGCAGAGCCGCGGGGCACGGTCTTCGCCGTGGAGCGCGGCGGTGGCGGCGCCCGGGGTGGCGACGGCCGGACCGGCGGAGGCGGCCGGTCCGGAGGAAGCGGCCGCTCCGGAGGAAGCGGTGCCCGGGGCGGCCGTACGGCGTATCTGCGGCTGTTCTCCGGTGAGGTGGCGTTGCGGCAGCGGGTGACGCTGCACCGCCGCGAGCCCGGCGGCGCCCTGACCGAGCACACCGGGCAGATCACCGCGCTGGAGATCGTCGGCGCGGCGGGGGCCGCGCGGGGGCCGCTGACCGTCGGGAACATCGCGCGGATCAAGGGGCTGCCCGGGGTCCGGGTCGGCGACCGGCTCGGACCCGTCCGCGACGTCCCGTCGGACCGGCCGCACTTCGCCGCGCCCACCCTCCAGACCCTCGTCCACGCCCGCGAGCCCGGCGCCACCGCCGCGTCCCGGCTGCACACCGCGCTGCTCGACCTGGCCGACCAGGATCCGCTGATCCACGCGCGGGCGATGCCGGGCGGGGCCACCTCGGTGCTGCTGTACGGCGAGGTGCAGAAGGAGATCATCGCGGCCACGCTGGTCCAGGACTACGGCGTCGAGGCGGAGTTCGAACCGAGCCGTCCCGTGCTCGTCGAACGCCCCTCGGGGGTCGGCGAGGCCGGTCGTGAGATCGCCCGTTCCGGCCACACCGGGCCGTGGGCCACCGTCGGGCTGCGCGTCGAGCCCACCGCGCGCGGCGCCGGGGTGGTCTTCGGCTACGAGACCGAACTGGGCGCGCTGCCCCGCGCGTTCCACCACGCGATCGAGGAGACCGTGTACGACACGCTGTTCCACGGCCCCCGGGGGCGCTCGGTGACGGACTGCCGGGTCGTCCTCGTCCGCTCCGGGTTCCTCGGCCCGGTGAGCACCGCGGCGGACTTCCGCGACGTCACCCCGGTGGTGCTCGAGGAGGCGCTGGAGCGGGCGGGGTGGCGGGTGTACGAGCCGTACCACGCCTTCGAGCTGGAGCTCCCGCCCGAGACGCTCGCCGCGGTCACCGCCCAACTCGCCGCCGCCGAGGCGGACATCGGCGAGAGCGTGGACGGTGCCACGGGATGGCTGCTCCGGGGCGAGATCCCGGTCCGCCGGGTGCACGGTTTCGAGCATGTCCTGCCCCGGCTGACGCACGGCGAGGGGGTGTGGTGGT
- a CDS encoding SRPBCC family protein: protein MWKALTDPRLHAQWWAAGDVRAEVGHRFTLDMGKWGEQPCEVIEVEPERLLSYRFAQTTLDTTITWRLEPEGNGTRLFLEHAGFDLDTPMGRTAIEGMGRGWPSLLRRLATVLGEVAG from the coding sequence GTGTGGAAGGCCCTCACCGATCCGCGGCTGCACGCACAGTGGTGGGCCGCGGGCGACGTGCGGGCGGAGGTCGGCCACCGGTTCACGCTGGACATGGGGAAGTGGGGGGAGCAGCCCTGTGAGGTGATCGAGGTCGAGCCCGAGCGGCTGCTGAGCTACCGCTTCGCCCAGACCACTCTCGACACCACCATCACCTGGCGCCTCGAACCGGAGGGCAACGGCACCCGGCTCTTCCTCGAGCACGCCGGATTCGACCTCGACACCCCGATGGGCAGGACGGCAATCGAGGGGATGGGCCGCGGCTGGCCCTCGCTGCTCCGACGCCTCGCGACGGTCCTCGGCGAAGTGGCGGGTTGA
- a CDS encoding 1-aminocyclopropane-1-carboxylate deaminase/D-cysteine desulfhydrase, with amino-acid sequence MDTSGPIRPRLPSPVWDVADPWLAERGVELRLKRDDLIHPLVPGNKWRKLTPNLRAAVEQGHTRLLTFGGAYSNHIRAVAAAGAAYGLATVGVIRGDELAGAPRNWSLARAEEHGMELAFVSRSAYRETLRGLSEDDPGTLRVLEERWGRAHVLPEGGTNVLAAGGAAELVAELPDLGSRDVVCCAVGTGGTLAGIATALPAGARAVGFAVLKGADGYLEGEVAELHRRGWGRTFGNWRIEHGCHGGGYGRVPVELEAFAARFEERQGVRVERRYVAKMLWGVYGLVERGELTPGSRVTAVVTGPPDPEPGRAARDVSRGCGGA; translated from the coding sequence ATGGACACCTCCGGCCCGATACGGCCCCGGCTGCCGTCCCCCGTGTGGGACGTGGCCGACCCATGGCTCGCCGAGCGGGGCGTGGAGCTGCGGCTGAAGCGGGACGATCTCATCCATCCGCTGGTGCCGGGCAACAAGTGGCGCAAGCTCACCCCGAATCTGCGCGCGGCCGTCGAGCAGGGTCACACCCGGCTGCTCACCTTCGGCGGGGCGTACTCCAACCACATCCGCGCGGTGGCGGCGGCGGGCGCCGCGTACGGCCTGGCGACGGTCGGGGTCATCCGGGGCGACGAGCTGGCGGGCGCGCCGCGCAACTGGTCGCTGGCACGGGCCGAGGAGCACGGCATGGAGCTGGCCTTCGTCAGCCGCTCCGCCTACCGCGAGACGCTGCGCGGCCTGAGCGAGGACGACCCGGGCACGCTGCGGGTGCTGGAGGAACGGTGGGGGCGCGCCCACGTCCTCCCGGAGGGCGGTACGAACGTCCTGGCGGCGGGCGGGGCCGCGGAGCTCGTCGCGGAGCTGCCCGACCTCGGCTCCCGCGATGTGGTGTGCTGCGCCGTCGGCACGGGCGGCACCCTCGCCGGTATCGCCACCGCCCTCCCGGCCGGTGCGCGGGCGGTGGGGTTCGCCGTCCTGAAGGGGGCGGACGGCTATCTGGAGGGCGAGGTGGCCGAGCTGCACCGGCGCGGATGGGGGCGGACATTCGGCAACTGGCGGATCGAGCACGGCTGTCACGGCGGTGGGTACGGGCGCGTTCCGGTGGAGTTGGAGGCGTTCGCGGCCCGGTTCGAGGAGCGGCAGGGGGTGCGGGTGGAGCGGCGGTATGTGGCGAAGATGCTGTGGGGTGTGTACGGGCTGGTGGAGCGGGGCGAACTGACCCCGGGCAGCCGGGTGACGGCGGTCGTCACCGGGCCGCCGGATCCGGAGCCGGGACGCGCCGCGCGCGACGTCAGTCGGGGATGCGGAGGCGCATGA
- a CDS encoding ATP-dependent DNA ligase, with translation MTSSAEPPLQPPVDVALARVVPTLPTAPPGRRLAYEPKFDGHRLLIFRLADTVRMQARSGRIITRAFPDLEAAARPLPPGTVLDGEVVVWSGNRTDFAAVQKRAFAASESRAGRLARELPASYAAFDLLAIGEEDLRPLPYEQRRARLMALLEPLGPPLQAVPMTTDPQLAATWYESLLEIGIEGLVVKELDQPYRPGRHWRKVRHSETRDAVVVGVVGPRLRPRALALVLPGDDAPVISAPLATAVRAQLSTALRDLPDLQPPPAELPTALDRVGAEIAYRPITPDLTVEVRQEGTVRHAATRVMRLRIPD, from the coding sequence ATGACGTCGTCCGCTGAGCCGCCCCTTCAGCCGCCCGTGGACGTGGCGCTGGCCCGCGTCGTCCCCACCCTGCCGACCGCCCCGCCCGGACGGCGGCTGGCCTACGAGCCCAAGTTCGACGGCCATCGGCTGCTGATCTTCCGGCTGGCGGACACCGTAAGGATGCAGGCCCGCTCCGGCCGCATCATCACCCGCGCCTTCCCCGACCTGGAGGCCGCCGCGCGGCCGCTGCCGCCCGGCACGGTCCTCGACGGCGAGGTGGTGGTGTGGTCGGGCAACCGTACGGACTTCGCCGCCGTCCAGAAGCGCGCCTTCGCCGCGTCCGAGTCCCGGGCGGGGAGGCTCGCCCGGGAACTGCCCGCCTCCTACGCCGCCTTCGACCTGCTCGCGATCGGCGAGGAGGATCTGCGGCCGCTTCCGTACGAACAGCGCCGGGCCAGGCTGATGGCGCTCCTCGAACCCCTCGGCCCACCGCTCCAGGCCGTGCCGATGACGACCGATCCGCAGCTCGCCGCCACCTGGTACGAGTCGCTTCTGGAGATCGGTATCGAGGGTCTGGTCGTCAAGGAGCTGGACCAGCCCTACCGGCCGGGCCGCCACTGGCGGAAGGTGCGCCACTCGGAGACGCGTGACGCCGTCGTCGTGGGCGTCGTCGGCCCCCGGCTCCGCCCGCGCGCCCTGGCGCTGGTGCTCCCCGGCGACGACGCGCCCGTGATCTCCGCCCCGCTCGCCACGGCCGTCCGGGCCCAGCTCAGCACGGCCCTGCGCGATCTGCCCGACCTGCAGCCCCCGCCCGCCGAACTCCCCACCGCCCTGGACCGGGTCGGCGCCGAGATCGCCTACCGCCCGATCACCCCGGACCTGACGGTCGAGGTCCGCCAGGAAGGCACGGTCCGCCACGCGGCGACGAGGGTCATGCGCCTCCGCATCCCCGACTGA
- a CDS encoding class I SAM-dependent methyltransferase produces the protein MADTGADAGPDGNGNGNVNGNGNGEGGRRVELSEVPETSLWNLYMRAAEARRARTVLDDPKAVELVDRIDYPFEETFGAPTPLLAQGHALRVRTFDTAVRAFLDEHPDGTVVTLAEGLETQFWRVDNGRARWLCVELPETAEVRRALLPDEERRRTLARSALDLSWRDEVDPAHGVLITAQGLLMYLRPTEVKDLIAGCAERFRGGALVFDAVPRWFSARATRGEMRTAQGYRTPPMPWGMDAGELPKVRTAHPAITDVREVPAPRGRGFYYGAVAPLMRRLPAVRNLRPTMTAIARFS, from the coding sequence ATGGCGGACACCGGAGCGGACGCCGGGCCCGACGGCAACGGGAACGGGAACGTGAACGGCAACGGGAACGGCGAGGGTGGTCGGCGCGTCGAGCTGAGCGAGGTGCCCGAGACCTCGCTGTGGAACCTCTATATGCGGGCCGCCGAGGCCCGCCGGGCGCGGACCGTGCTCGACGACCCCAAGGCTGTGGAGCTGGTCGACCGCATCGACTACCCCTTCGAGGAGACCTTCGGCGCGCCCACCCCGCTGCTGGCCCAGGGCCACGCGCTGCGGGTCCGCACCTTCGACACCGCCGTACGGGCCTTCCTCGACGAGCATCCGGACGGCACGGTCGTCACGCTCGCCGAGGGCCTCGAGACGCAGTTCTGGCGGGTGGACAACGGTCGGGCGCGCTGGCTATGCGTGGAGCTGCCGGAGACCGCGGAGGTGCGGCGGGCGCTGCTGCCGGACGAGGAGCGGCGGCGCACCCTCGCCCGCTCGGCGCTCGACCTGTCCTGGCGGGACGAGGTCGATCCGGCGCACGGGGTGCTGATCACCGCGCAGGGGCTGCTGATGTATCTGCGGCCGACCGAGGTGAAGGACCTGATAGCGGGGTGCGCCGAGCGGTTCCGGGGCGGGGCGCTGGTCTTCGACGCGGTGCCGCGCTGGTTCAGCGCCCGGGCGACGCGCGGCGAGATGCGCACCGCGCAGGGCTATCGCACACCGCCCATGCCGTGGGGGATGGACGCGGGCGAGCTGCCGAAGGTGCGGACGGCCCATCCGGCGATCACGGACGTACGCGAGGTGCCGGCGCCGCGCGGGCGCGGCTTCTACTACGGGGCGGTGGCGCCCCTGATGCGCCGGCTGCCCGCGGTGCGGAACCTGCGGCCGACGATGACGGCGATCGCGCGCTTCTCGTAA
- a CDS encoding NAD(P)H-binding protein, whose protein sequence is MFVVTGATGNVGGYVVKELADAGAEVLALTRDPEAARLPQGVRAARTEEMPLDGATALFLNPAVVWQVGSEKILERAKESGVRRIVMLSSSSVLQDLDPHTNPIGVRHRALEDEVEATGLEWTFLRPGGFAANSLQWVDQIKAGDVVYGPYAGAQMAAIHEADMGAVAARALLADDLAGQTPELTGPESLSFADQVRIIGEVVGRPLRYEEIPPEAARERMVGDFLTPEMADSLLRVFAELVDRPQTVSPEVERITGRPGRTFAQWVEDHVADFR, encoded by the coding sequence ATGTTCGTGGTGACCGGAGCCACCGGAAACGTCGGCGGTTATGTGGTGAAGGAGCTGGCCGACGCGGGCGCGGAGGTGCTCGCGCTCACCCGCGACCCCGAGGCGGCCCGGCTGCCGCAGGGCGTGCGGGCGGCCCGCACCGAGGAGATGCCCCTGGACGGCGCCACGGCGCTGTTCCTCAACCCCGCGGTGGTCTGGCAGGTCGGGTCCGAGAAGATCCTCGAGCGGGCCAAGGAGAGCGGCGTACGGCGGATCGTGATGCTCTCCTCGTCCTCCGTCCTGCAGGACCTCGATCCGCACACCAACCCGATCGGCGTCCGCCACCGTGCGCTGGAGGACGAGGTCGAGGCCACGGGGCTGGAGTGGACGTTCCTCCGCCCGGGCGGCTTCGCCGCGAACTCCCTGCAGTGGGTGGACCAGATCAAGGCCGGGGACGTGGTGTACGGGCCGTACGCCGGGGCGCAGATGGCCGCCATCCACGAGGCCGACATGGGCGCGGTCGCCGCCCGTGCGCTGCTCGCCGACGACCTGGCCGGCCAGACGCCCGAGCTGACCGGACCCGAGTCGCTGAGCTTCGCCGATCAGGTGCGCATCATCGGTGAGGTCGTCGGGCGGCCGCTGCGGTACGAGGAGATCCCGCCCGAGGCGGCGCGGGAGCGGATGGTCGGCGACTTCCTCACGCCGGAGATGGCGGACTCGCTGCTGCGTGTCTTCGCGGAGTTGGTGGACCGGCCGCAGACGGTCTCGCCGGAGGTGGAGCGCATCACGGGGCGTCCCGGGCGTACGTTCGCGCAGTGGGTCGAGGACCACGTGGCCGACTTCCGCTGA